CTGGATTCTATCTCCCCATACGCATGTCAGAGTATTTTTTGGTTCCAAACGCATCAGGCCTGTAGCTTCTCTCCATACTTCCTTTAAAGCATCTTCTTTTAGTACTATCATGTAATCCCACTTATACTGCCTGCATAGCCTGATTACGGGTCCGCATGCATAAAGTCCATCCAACACCACTGCTATCTTTAGCCTTGGGAATCTCTTCTTTATCTTTTCTGCAAGACGGTAAAAGGCTTTTAGCTATGTCTTTAACCCGTACAGTTTTTTTATCATTTCGTCATCATTAATTTAATCCAAGGTGCGGTCATCTTTGTGTGAATCGGATTTGTACTCCCCGTCGCTTTTTCAATAGCTTGCCTTTTCATTTCAGTATCTGCGTACGCGTAAATTTTATGACAAGCTTGTCATAAACACTATTATGGAAAGAGAAATATTATGGAAAGTAAACTGGCGAATCCGCGCATTTAGGCGACAACTCGCCAGTTTTTCTTTACATAATAAAACCGATCAACAACACGTTATTTAATGCTTCAACCCGGCAAGCCAGTCCATCAGTGATTCATCCTCAGTCCAGTCGGCTTTCTCGGGAACGACATCATGTTTCCCTGAATTCATCTTTTCCAGCGCTGCCCGTTTCATTTTAACGCTCGTTTTCGAGTAAACTTCGGTTACCTTCAAATCGGTATGGCCGAGGAAATCCCGTATAAAGATAGGGTTTATGTCTGCCTCTGTCAGGTGCATCGCTTTTGCGTGGCGAAGCCGGTGAGGGGATATTTCCGTGATGCCGCAGGCGTCAGCGTACTTCTTCAGGACATACGCGATCCCTTGTCTGGTCAGTTTCTTTTTCTGAGCATTAAAAAAGAGCGTATGCTCATAGCATGACGGATTGTCTAACCGCTGTTCATGCAGGTACTGCTGCAGCAGAGCGACTGTCTTATACATCAACGGAACGCTTCTTGTCTTCCTTCCTTTGCCAGTGAGCTTGACTTGGGCTGGGGAATCCAGACGAAGATCACAGACTCGAAGGTCTGCAAGCTCCTGTACCCGGGCGCCACTATCATAAAGAAGGCTCAATAGCACCTGGTCACGCCTGCCCTTTCGAGATTCTGTATCGGGTACAGCGAGAAGCGCCTTTGTCTCGTCTTCACTGAGGAAACCTATTTGCTTCTTTTCCGACTTTTTAAATGGAATAGCGAGCACCTGCTGGCACTGAAACATATATTCCGGAGACTGCACCTGTATGTACTGGAACAGTGAATGGATGGCAGCCAGCCGCTGATTTCTGGTGCTGACGCTGTTCCCGCGTTCCTTTTCCAGCCAGTTCAGGAATTCAGTTATGCGTTCAGCTGTCAGGTCATCAACCCTCACTTTCCCA
This genomic window from Bacillota bacterium contains:
- a CDS encoding tyrosine-type recombinase/integrase — translated: MRAQTGGGPGPWINAGKVRVDDLTAERITEFLNWLEKERGNSVSTRNQRLAAIHSLFQYIQVQSPEYMFQCQQVLAIPFKKSEKKQIGFLSEDETKALLAVPDTESRKGRRDQVLLSLLYDSGARVQELADLRVCDLRLDSPAQVKLTGKGRKTRSVPLMYKTVALLQQYLHEQRLDNPSCYEHTLFFNAQKKKLTRQGIAYVLKKYADACGITEISPHRLRHAKAMHLTEADINPIFIRDFLGHTDLKVTEVYSKTSVKMKRAALEKMNSGKHDVVPEKADWTEDESLMDWLAGLKH